In Streptomyces sannanensis, the DNA window CCTCCATCTCGTCGTGGTACGCCGTGACGTAGTCCGCCACCGGCACCGCCGCGAGGCCCAGAGCCCATGCGTCCGGCTGGGTGCCGAGCCCGAGCAGGGTCAGATAGCCGCCCCAGGAGCCGCCGGACAGCACCAGCTTCGCCGGGTCCGCGAGGCCGGAGGCCACGGCCCACTCGCGCACCGCCGCGATGTCCTCCAGTTCGATCAGCCCGACCCGGTGCTTGAGCGCGTCGGTCCACGCGCGGCCGTACCCCGTGGAGCCGCGGTAGTTGACCCGGACGACCGCGTAGCCATGGTCGACCCAGGCCGCCGGGCCGGATGCGAAGGCGTCACTGTCGTGCCAGGTCGGGCCGCCGTGTATGTCGAAGACGGTCGGGAACGGACCCGAACCTTCCGGCTTCTGCACCAGCGCGTGGATACGGCCCCCGGGGCCCTCCACCCATACGTCCTTCACCGGCACCGACCCCGGTGCCTTCGCCCCCGGAGGGTCGAGCACGACGGGAGCCGAGGTGGACCGCACCTCGGGCGGCAGCGCCGCCGACGACCACAGATACTCCACCGCGCCGTCCGGCCGGGCCGTCGCCCCGGACACCGTCCCGGCGGGCGTTTCGACCTGCGTCAGCTCCCCGGTCGCCGGCTCGTACCGCCAGAGTTCGCTGCGCGCCTCGAAGCTGTGCGCTATCAGCAGCGCCGACCCGTCCGGGTACCACTCCGCGGAGACGTCGCCCGGCAGGTCGAGCGCCAGGTCGGTCTCCTCGCCGGACGCGACGTCCCACACCATCGGCTCCCAGCGCCCGCGCCGCTGGTGCCCGACCAGCAGCCGGGTGTCGCCGTCGACAGGTGCGAAGCCGAGTACCTCCAGGCCCAGCTCCTCCGTTCCGCCCTTGGTGTCGTCGAGCTCCGCGACCACCGAGCCGTCGAGCCGCACGACCCGGAGCGCCGAGTGCATCGCGTCCCCGTGCTCGGTGTGCTCCAGCGCGATCAGCGTCCCGTCGTGCGACAGATCGCCGACCCCGGCGGACTCCCGGTGCCGGTAGATCTCCGCCGGGGCCTGTCCGGGCCGTACGACATGGACCGTGGTGCCGTCCTCGTCGGTGGACCGGCCGATCACCGCCGTGCCGTCCCGCCCCAGCGCCAGGCCCGCCGGATACGACGGCTCGAGCCCCGCGACGGCCGGCTCGTCGTCGCCGCCGTGGAACGGCTGCCGCATCCAGATCCCGAACTCGTCCCCGTCCGAGTCCCGGAACCACCAGATCCACTCGCCGTCCGGCGTCAGCACACCGTCCGTCGTGCCGTTCGGCCGGTCGGTCGCCTGCCGCTGCGTGCCCGACGCGCGGTCCCAGGCGTACAGCTCGAACGTCCCCGTCGCGTTGGACACGAACAGTGAACGGTCCGGGGCGTCCTCCGCCCAGTCGGGCAGCCCGACGCGCGGCGCCCTGAACCGCTGCTCCCACCTCGGTGTGGTCCCGGTCATGCCGGTGATCTCAGTCATGCCCCCCATTCTGCGGGGGTGCCGCGACAATCCGCCGACACGGTCCGCAGCCTGTGGATAACTTTCCGGTCGTCTCCGCCCTCGCCGTGGCCGGCATGCGCATCGACTTCCTCCACGAGCACGACGCCTCGCTCTTTGCCCGCTTCGGCACCCTGGAGCGCGACGGCTCGTACTACCGCTTCCCGGCGGACCGTCCCCGCATCCCCTGATGTACTCGCTGCGCGCGTCGAAGCCGGCCGACTAGCCTTCGGGCACCACGAGTTCACGCCCGCGGTAGAAGGCCTCCTTCTCCTCCTCGATGAACGGGGCCATCGCCTCGCGCCTCCGGGTCTCGTGATCCGAGGCGCGCCAGACATCGCACGACTCCTTGGAGTCCCAGAACGACACCCCGATGACCTCTTGGCCGTCCTCCGACCAGTACGCGAAGGCGCGGCTCATGCCCTCGGGGTGGGATTCCGGCCGCCACGCCCTCTCGAATTCCTCCAGAGCGTCCGGCCTGATGCGGCGCGTGGTCATCCAGACGAAGTGCTGCTTCATTACGGCCCTCCTTCGCTCTCAGACCACCGTAGGCGCGCCCAGTCGCTTCCGCCCGTCCGGACGCGCATCGCCCGGCCCGGCAAGGTGCACCACTGCTTGGCAGAGCGCATCCACCTGCTCAGGCGTCATGTCGTAGTCGTACGCAATGTCCTCGACGGTCTCCCCGGCCTCCCACAGGTCGGTGATGGCCTTGACCGTGACCCGGTTGGCGGCCACCACGGGCAGACCATGACCGAACCTCGGATCGATCACGACGGGGACAGATTCCGGGTACTGCCTCAGCCGCAGGCTGGAGGGGAAGTCGTCGCCCGGCTCCCAGATGAGGTAGCGGAGATAGTCGGAGACCACTTCCTGGATGGGGACCTGGCCGTCGCGAGCTCTGCGGAGATCCCCCCAACCATGTTCGATGAAGATGTCCACGCCGTCCGTGGCGATCCGCTTGGACACGAGGCCGTAGGGGGTGTCGAAGGCATCCCGTACGGCGGCAGCCGCCTCCCTGATCTCGCTCATACGGAGACCCAGGGAGCGCAGGGAACGAAGGACGTGTGCTTCGGCAACCGCGATGAAAGGCACCGAGGGCTGTCCCTTTCGTACCGGCTCCACCTGGTGGACCAGAGGTGCTCCGGCGGCCTTGCCCTTCAGCCACGACGTGAGCGTCGACTGCGGAATCTCAAGGTAGGAGGCCGTTTCCGTGGGCGTCAGAAGTCCGTCCTTGAACCTGTCGACCATGCCCCAACTCCTCGTGATGCCGGGTTGCGCATCGTCGCACACCAAGCCTCCCACCTGCGGGTCGACCGCACACCCGGCCACCGGCTCAGCCGGCCGCACGAAGGTGGTTCCCGGCTCGGCAGTCCCGGCAGCGTCCGGGTTCCGGCGCGCGAAACGCTCGGTCGCAGCCGTCGCAGGTCTGGAAGGGCAGGACGGCCGCGCGGTCCACGGGGTGCGCCGGCGGGGGTGGGACGGGCAGGGGTGTCTCGCGTAGGCGGAAGGCGAGGATGCCTGCCGGACGAGCCCGGAAACGGTCCGGGAGCCTCGCGGTGAGCAGCTCGGTGATCTGGGGTGCTCCCACGCCCGCCGCGAGCCACTGGGCGACGGCCGGTGCCAGCCGGGCGGCCTCCTGCCCGGACAGGATCAGACGCGGATCGACCCGGCGCAGGGCGGCGAGTACGGCGACCGCCTGTGGGTCGGCGTCGGCGAGCGGGATCGGCGTCTCCGCCTCGGACTGCGTGGGTGTGTGCACCGTTTCCTGCACGGTTGCGGGCGTGGCCGCCGCAACGGCGGGCTGCTTCCGGGGCCGACGCGGCTTCGGCGGCTCGGGAGGCCCGTCCGGATCCGGATCACCGCCGGGCACGTCGTAGAAGTACGTCCGGGTACGGATCTGCCCGGTGGGCAGGCGCTCGCGGCGGCGCTCCAGGTATCCGGCCTCTTCGAGTTCCCTCAGCGCCCGCGAGATCAGGATCTCGCCCTCTGTGAAGTGCTCGCACAGGGCGGCGATCGTCACGGGTGTGCCGCTGGGCAGCGAGAGGATGTAGACCGCCACGCCGACCGTGACCGCGCTGCCGCGCCGCTGCGCGAGGGCGTTGGAGATCACGGTGAAGTCGGCCGTGAGGCGGGTGCGTACGTGGATCACGCCGGAGGTCGGAGCTCCGGCGTCGGCGCGCAGGCGCGCGTTAGACTGCGGCTCAGCCATCGGGAAGGTTCTGCTTCCTGATCGGTCAGGCCCTCGATCGGGACGGCAATCCCGGCCGGGGGCCGTATCTGTTTGCGGTTGTCGCGGTGAACGTAACCGTCCTGGTCCCGCCCCTGCAAGCCGGTCACTCGGACGGGTGACATGGGCCGGGAGGGTGGGTGGGCGGGTGGTTCTTTCCCCGGTTCTTTGGGAGTTCAGCGGCCCGCCGGACCCTCGCGGACAAGGATCCGGCGGACCCGGAAGGCGGGGCGTGACCGGGGCCTGGTCGGCTCAGACGCGGTGGCGGCCGGCCTTCAACTCGCCTATGAACGCTGCCCAGGAGCCGGCTTCGAAGGCCAGGGCGGGACCGGTCGGGACCTTGCTGTCACGGACCGGCACGACGCCGGGGAACCCGTCGGCCACCTCCACGCAATTGCCGCCCTCCTGATTGCTGTAGCTGCTCCTGCGCCACGCGGCGCCGTTCAGATCGGGACGGGACCTTCGCTCCACGGGGGTTGTCCTCCATCACGGATCGGATCATGTCGAGTGACATGAGCGGGGGCAGGGCTGCGGCCCGTAGCCGATCGTAGGTCACGGAAAACCTCCTGACCTCGGCTGGATCCTCGATGAGTTGACCGTGGTGCGCGCCTTCCGTGTAGACGACCTCCGAGCCGTCGGGCAGCGTGAGAATCGTCAGCGAGCCGCCCATCACGTCGTGCTCACCTTGGTCGAACGGCAGTACCTGCACGGTGATGTGAGGTTCCGCTGCGGCCTCAAGCAGTCGCTCCAACTGCTCACGCATCACGGCACGACCACCGACCGGACGCCTCAGTACCGCCTCGTCGAGGACGACCCACAGGGCCGGTCGATCCGTTGAGCCGAGCCGCCCCTGGCGTCCCATGCGCGCAGTGACCCTCTCCTCCAACTGTGTGTCACTGCTGAGCGTGAGGCCGACGCTCAGAACGGCCCGCGCGTACGCCTCGGTCTGAAGCAGACCGGGCACCACATGCGCTGCGTACTCTCCGATGGACACCGCCCGCTCCGAGTACGCCATGAACGCCCGCGACCAGTCCGGGAACGCCTCCCGGTACACATACGGCCACAGCTCGACCAGCAGGTTGTCCGCGCCGAGGACGGCGTCCAGCGTCCGTGCCAGTTCCAGCGTCGGTCTCGCCCCGGAGGCCCGCTCGATCTGCGTGATCCGTGTGCTCACCACGTGCGTCATACGGCCGAGTTCGGCCTGGGTGAGCCCGGCCGCCGTACGGAGTCTGCGCACCCGTGCACCGAACAGCGCCGCCATCGACGTACTGGGGTCAATTCCGTTGGCCAAGGCGTCACTTCCGTTCCTTACGAACCGAAAGGTAAGGCTGTGTCACCTTCCGAGCGTAGGGCCACCTGACGACTCTTGAGTACGGAACGTGACGACTCGCGCACATCGCGGGACGCCCCAGGACTCCACACGCAAGGACGGACACGCTGTGCTGACAGGAACGATCACCTCAGGCGAAGAACCCCGAAGGAGCACCGAAGCCCCTGCGGCGGAAGCCGTCGTGCTGGACGGCGAAGCCACTGAGCACCCGGCGCTCACCGCGCAGTTCGCCTCCTCAGCCCGAGGTGCGAGGCTCGCCCGACACCTCGCGGTGCGGCGCATGGAGGAGTGGGGACACCCGCCGGCGTCGGACGCCTCGTGCACGGTCGCCCTTGTGGTCGGCGAACTCGCCGCGAACGCCGTGCAGCACGGCCGTGTACCGGGGCACGACTTCCGTCTCCGGCTCGGCCTCGACGAGGTGTCGGGCCTGGTCCGGATCGAGGTCGCCGACGCCGCCACCGCGAAACGGCCGCCCGTCCGCCCGCCCTCGTCGTACCCCGACGGCGAGTCGGGCCGTGGCCTGCTCCTGGTGGACGTCCTGGCCGTGCGCTGGGGCTCGACGCCTCGTCATCCCGTGGGCAAGACGGTCTGGGCCGAGGTGTCGATCGACGCTCATCAACGCTCACATGGTCAGCCGCCTGAAGCTTCCGTGCGTGGAGCCACCGAAGTACGTGCGCCTCGCGCAGACGCTTCAGCGTCGTATCGAGGACGGCACGTATGCGCCCGGCGCCCGCGTACCGAGTGAGAACCAGCTGGTGCAGGCCTTCGGGATGTCCCGCCCGACCGTCGTCCGGGCGCTGGAGCTGCTGAAGCGGGACGGCTGGCTCGAGTCCCGGCAGGGGTAGGGCACGATCGTGCGGGGGCGCCCGGCGGTCGTCGAGAACCAGGACCGCCGGGGGCACCAAGCGCTCACGCGCGACGGGTCTCAAGCTCCCGGGCGGTTGGTCGAAGTCGGCTACGTGCCCGTTCCGGCGCGGGTCGCCTCCGTGCTCGGGCTGCCCAAGCGGGCCAAGATCCTCACGCGCCGATTCCTGGTCGAGGAGGACGGCGAACCGGTCGAGCTGGTCTCGTCGTACTTCCCCGCCGGCCTGGTCGAGGGCTGAACGGCAGTACCCGTGAGCACCTGGAGACGCGGAAGAAGGTCTGCTTCGACCACGTGACGGAACGGGTCTCGGCCCGCCTGCCTGAGCGTGCCGAAGCCGAGCTTCTCGACCTTCCGGACGGCGTTCCCGTCCTCAGTGTCCTGGTCGTCGCGTGCGACGCGTCCGGACAAGCGCTGCAGGTCTCCGACGTGCTGCTTCCCGCTGATCGGCAGGAGTTGGAAGACACTTACCGCTTGAACTGACTCGGCCTATGGCTAGCCGTCTTCTCGGCCGGGAAGCGGTGCCCCCTGGAGGAACGCTCGGTAAGCGTCTGCGGCGTCATTTTCTACGGTCGGCTCTTCCGGCCCGTACCGTGTGTCGCTCCGGTCGCGCTTCGGTCCGGAGATCCAGAACGCCTCGTCGGTTTCGGCGTCGTAGAAGTTTGCGTCGAACAAGCCGAGACCCGTAGCACGCCGCAGCGTTCGCCCCCGGAAGTAGGCCGTTCTCCAGGTCTTGGAGAAGTCCACCCACCCGATCCACGAGGGGCCGCGGTCGGTGTCATATCCCGTCTTGAGCTGCACGAACATGATTCTGCGAGGCATGATCCCAGCCTGGCCGACCGAGCCCCCTCGGTAAACCGAGTTTGTGGTCGCGGGCATCGTCTTCTCCTCGGCCGTGGGCAAGTCGCTGTATGCGGCCAACGTCCGCCGTGCCTTCCGCCAGGCGCTCAAGGGCATCGACGGGATCAACGCCGACGACTGGACGCCCCGGGAGCTCCGGCACAGCTTCGTTTCCCTGCTGTCCGACCGTGGCGTCGCTGTCCCGCCGGGGCGTCCCGTGATCTCCCGGCTCGTCGGGCACTCCGGTACGGCCGTGACCGAGGAGGTCTACCGGAAGCAGATTCGGCCCGTGATCCAGACCGGCGCCGTGGTCATGGACGGGATCTTCGGCGCTGATCCGCAGCGGCCGTAGACACGCGGGAACCGGTAGACACGCAGACGAAACAGGTCCGGCAGCTACTCATGTGAGTAGCTGCCGGACCTGGTATTTCTCTGTCGGGGTGGCGGGATTTGAACCCACGACCTCTTCGTCCCGAACGAAGCGCGCTGCCAAGCTGCGCTACACCCCGATGTCATCCGCTCTCGCGGCGACATCGATTACTTTAGCGGACCCGCGCCCGTAGACGAAATCCGGTTATCGCCGAGCCCCTGGCGGGCCCGGCCAGGGGGTCAGTCGCGCGCCGTGAGAGTCAGCAGCGTGGCCTCGGGCGGGCAGGCGAAGCGGACCGGGGTGTAGCGGTTGGTGCCGCAGCCGGCCGAGACGTGCAGGTATGACCGGTTGCCGCCGGCGTGGTGGGCGGAGAGGCCCTTGACCCGGTCCGTGTCCAGGTCGCAGTTGGTGACCAGCGCCCCGTAGAAGGGGATGCACAGCTGGCCGCCGTGGGTGTGGCCGGCGAGGATCAGGGGGTAGCCGTCCTCGGTGAAGGCGTCGAGGGAGCGCAGATACGGGGCGTGGACGACGCCGATGGAGAAGTCGGCGTCGGGGGCGGGGCCGCCGGCTACGCGCTCGTAGCGGTCCCGCTTGATGTGCGGGTCGTCGAGGCCGGTGAAGGCGATCTCCATGCCGTCGATCTTGAGCCGGCCGCGGGTGTTGTTGAGGCCGACCCAGCCTGCGTCGTCGAAGGCGTCGCGGATCGACTCCCAGGGGTTGTGCACCACGCCCACGGCGGGCGCGTTGCCGTTGAGGCCGTGCCGGCCGCGGGCCTTCTCGACCAGGTAGCGGGCGGGGTTGCGGAGCTTGGGCCCGTAGTAGTCGTTGGAGCCGAAGACGTAGACGCCGGGGAACTCCATCAGCGGGCCGAGTGCGTCGAGCAGCTCGGGCACGCCCTCGGTGTCGGACAGGTTGTCACCGGTGTTGACGACGAAGTCGGGCCGCAGTCCGGCGAGCGACCGGAGCCAGCGCTGCTTCTTGCGCTGTCCGCACACCATGTGGATGTCGGACACCTGGAGTACGCGCAGGGGCCTCGCTCCTTGCGGCAGGACGGGCACGGTGATCCGCCGGAGCCGGAAGGAGCGGGCTTCGAAGCCGGCGGCGTAGACGAGGCCGCCCGCGACGGCTGCCGTGATTCCCAGGGGTACTCCGTAGCGTGCGCGCATGTGCTTATCGTGTCAGACCCGCGATCACCGCGAAATGAGCGGGCGTCTCCACCGGCGTACCTGACAGACTGGGGTCATGACCACGCTCAAGGCCAAGCTTCAGGAAGACCTCACCCACGCGATCAAGGAGCGCGACGAGCTGCGCTCCTCGACGCTCCGGCTGACCCTCGCCGCCATCACCAAGGAGGAGGTCGCGGGCAAGACCGCGCGTGAGCTCTCCGACGACGAGGTGCAGAAGGTGATCGCCAAGGAGGCGAAGAAGCGCCGCGAGGCGTCCGACGCCTTCGAGCAGGGCGGCCGTCCGGAGCAGGCGCAGCGGGAGCGGGCCGAGGGCGAGGTGCTGGACGCGTACTTGCCGAAGCAGCTGACCGACGAGGAGCTGCACGGGATCGTCGCGCAGGCCGTCGAGGAGGCCCGGGCGGCCGGTGCGGAGGGCCCGCGTGCGATGGGTGCCGTCATGAAGATCGTGAACCCGAAGGTGGCGGGCCGCGCGGAGGGTGGCCGGGTGGCCGCCGTGGTCAAACAGCTGCTGGCCGGCTGACGGCTCGTTCCCACAACGGAAAGGGGCGCCCGGTGATCACCGGGCGCCCCTTCGCGTACGGGCGTCAGCCGTTGTTGCCGCCGATGACGTCCGGCGAGAACGGGAGGTCGGGGGAGGGCTGAGTGCCGCCGGGCTTGTTGTCGTTCCCGCCGCGGTGGCGGTTGCGGTGAGGGCGCCTGTCGGGGCCGTCGTACTCGTCCTCGTCCAGGTCCCAGTCCAGTTCGGGGTCGGGGATGTGGACGTTGACGAAGGAGGGCGCGTCCTTGCCCTCCAGTGCGCCGGTCACGGCGTCCTTCCAGATGGGACCGGGGACCTTACCGCCGTACACCTTGGGGTGGTACACGCCGCCGATGGTGATGTTCTCCATATGGACCTGCTGGGAGGCGCTGCCGACCCAGACCGCACCGGAGATGTTCGGGGTGTAGCCGACGAACCAGGCGTTCTTGCGGTGGTCGGTGGTACCGGTCTTGCCCGCGCTGTCGCGGCTCTGGAGGCCGGCGGCCTCACCCGTACCGGAGTCGATCACGCCGCGCAGCAGGGTGTTGACGGTGTCGGCGGTCTGCTCCGACATGGCCCGGGTGCACTTGGTCTGGGGCACCGCGAGGCTCTTGCCACCCGGTCCCTGGATCGACTCGATGGCGACGGGCGTGCAGTACGTGCCGCGGTTCGCGAAGGTGGCGTAGGCGTTCGCCATGGTCAGCGGGGAGACGCCCTGGGAGCCGAGTGAGATGGACGGCACCTGGGGCAGCTTCTTGCCGTCGCCCTGCTTGACGCCGAGCTTGTCGGTCATCTCCACGATGGGGCAGATGCCGATCTCGCCGGTCATCTGCACGAAGTAGGTGTTGACCGACTTGGCCATCGCCTCCTTCATGCCGTACGGGCCGACCTCGGACCGGTTCTCGTTCTCGGCGGTGTCCCCGTCGGTGTTCTTGAAGGGCTTGCCACAGGTCTTGATCGGGCTGGGGTACGACATCTCGTAGGGAGAGGAGTAGGTCTTCGTCGCCGGAATGCCCTGCTCGATGGCCGCGGCCGCCACGAACGGCTTGAAGGTCGAACCGGTCGGGAAACCGAAGTTCGAGCCGCTCATGTCCTTGTCGACCGAGTAGTTGATCTGGGTCTCGTTCTTCCCGAAGCCGTAGGGCTTGGACTGTCCCATGGCCAGGACCTTGCCGGTGCCCGGTTCGATCAGGGTCACGGCGGTGGCGACCTTGTCGTCCTGGTTGACGTGATCCTTGATCGACTCCTGTACGGAATTCTGGGCCTGCGGGTCCAGGGTGGTGCGGATCGTCAGGCCGCCCTGGTTCCAGATCTTGCCGCGCTCCTCCCGGTCCTTCCCGAAGACCGGGTCGCTGAGGAAGGTCTCGCGTACGTAGTCGCAGAAGAAGCCCGCATCCTTGACGGCCGTGATGCAGCCGTTCTTCGGCCTGCTGACGTTCAGCCGGATCGGCTTGGCCTTGGCCTGGTCGGCCTCGGCCTGGGTGATGCTGTGGGTCTCGGCCATCCGCTGGAGCACGATATTGCGCCGCTGGGTGGCCTCCTCCGCGTCGTTGACCGGGTCGAAGCGGCTCGGCGACTGGACGAGGCCGGCGAGCATCGCGGACTCGCCCAGATCGAGGTCCTTGGCGTGCTTGCTGAAGTAGCGCTGGGAGGCGGCCTCGATGCCATAGGCCTGCTGGCCGAAGAAGGTGATGTTGAGGTAGTTCTCGAGGATCCTCTTCTTGCCCAGCTCCTCCTCGAGCTGGATCGCGTACTTCAGCTCGCGGACCTTGCGGCCGAGGGTCTGCTGGGTGGCCTGGGCGACTTTGTCGGGGTCGTCGCCGGCCTCCTCCACGAAGACGTTCTTCACATACTGCTGGGTGAGGGTCGAGGCACCCTGGGCGACACCGCCCGACTGCGCGTTGCGGTTGATCGCGCGCAGCACACCTTTGAGGTCGATCGCCCCGTGCTCGTAGAAGCGGGCGTCCTCGATCGCGACGATCGCCTTCTGCATGTACGGGGAGATGTCCTCGAGCGGGACGACCGTGCGGTCCCGTGAGTAGACGGTGGCGATCTGATCGCCCTTGGCGTCGAGGATCGTGGTGCGCTGGCTCAAGGGAGGTGTCTTGAGGTTGGCGGGGATTTCGTCGAAGCCCTCGACCGTCCCCTTGGCCGCGAGTCCGATTGCCCCGGCCGCAGGCAGGGCGATACCCGCCAGCACTGCCCCGGAGAGCACGCTGACCCCGAGGAACTTGGCGGCTTGCTGGGTCCCGGTCAGGCCTCCGCCCGAGCGCTTCTTTGGCATGGAGGAAGCCTACGTTCTCATTCGCCGGACACGCGTATATGCGTTCGCCTAAGCTGCTCCCAACTGTCACAACTGTGTGACCGCGCATCAAGTTCCCCGCGTCGGAGCCGTGTCCGGTTCCGCCCCATGCGTCATTCGGCGCCCGTTGTGACTCAACCGACCCGTCATGAAATGCCGGGTTCGTCTGATATGTCCTCAGGTCACTCCGTTGGGTGATCTGCCGCGTACGCATAGTCCGTTCGGGCCATTCAAGATTGGGCCCGAAGGGGGTGTTGCGCTGTGTCCACCTTCCGTAACGTCCTCAACTGGCAGCGGTGAATATGCCGCTGTCGCCGTGGGGGAGCCCCGATTCGGGAGAGGACGGCGCCGGCATGGGCTGGGTAACCGACTGGAGTGCGCAGGCAGCCTGCCGCACGACGGATCCGGATGAACTGTTCGTTCAAGGGGCAGCGCAGAACAGGGCCAAGGCGGTGTGCACCGGATGCCCGGTGCGGACCGAGTGCCTGGCCGATGCGCTCGACAATCGCGTCGAATTCGGCGTATGGGGTGGCATGACCGAGCGGGAGCGCCGCGCACTGCTGCGCAGGCGCCCCACCGTCACCTCCTGGCGCCGACTGCTGGAGACCGCGCGTACGGAGTACGAGCGGGGTACGGGTGACCTGCCCGTACCGGTGGCGGCAGAAGTGGCGTACGAGGAGTCGTACGCGGCAGTGGGCTGACAGCCCGGCTGCGCCAGGGCGAGTGCCGCGGACAGCCGCCGCGCGTCGCTGCCCCGTGCCTGCTGCCCGGCGGTGCATTGGCGCCGGGCGTCACACGGCTTCCCCCTGGCACGCCGCCGGCCTTCCGGACGGCGGCGTGCCGAGCGGTGTCAGGTGCCGACGGCGGGGCTGGGTGTGCCGTCGGCCAGGAGGGCGCCGATCTGGCGGAGGCCCGCGAGGTCG includes these proteins:
- a CDS encoding S9 family peptidase; translated protein: MGGMTEITGMTGTTPRWEQRFRAPRVGLPDWAEDAPDRSLFVSNATGTFELYAWDRASGTQRQATDRPNGTTDGVLTPDGEWIWWFRDSDGDEFGIWMRQPFHGGDDEPAVAGLEPSYPAGLALGRDGTAVIGRSTDEDGTTVHVVRPGQAPAEIYRHRESAGVGDLSHDGTLIALEHTEHGDAMHSALRVVRLDGSVVAELDDTKGGTEELGLEVLGFAPVDGDTRLLVGHQRRGRWEPMVWDVASGEETDLALDLPGDVSAEWYPDGSALLIAHSFEARSELWRYEPATGELTQVETPAGTVSGATARPDGAVEYLWSSAALPPEVRSTSAPVVLDPPGAKAPGSVPVKDVWVEGPGGRIHALVQKPEGSGPFPTVFDIHGGPTWHDSDAFASGPAAWVDHGYAVVRVNYRGSTGYGRAWTDALKHRVGLIELEDIAAVREWAVASGLADPAKLVLSGGSWGGYLTLLGLGTQPDAWALGLAAVPVADYVTAYHDEMEALKAMDRTLLGGTPEEVPERFEASSPLTYVDQVRAPVHISAGVNDPRCPIRQIENYVDRLVARGAVHEVYRYDAGHGSLVVEERIKQVRLELDFAARHLGTPGTAGS
- a CDS encoding DUF433 domain-containing protein, with product MVDRFKDGLLTPTETASYLEIPQSTLTSWLKGKAAGAPLVHQVEPVRKGQPSVPFIAVAEAHVLRSLRSLGLRMSEIREAAAAVRDAFDTPYGLVSKRIATDGVDIFIEHGWGDLRRARDGQVPIQEVVSDYLRYLIWEPGDDFPSSLRLRQYPESVPVVIDPRFGHGLPVVAANRVTVKAITDLWEAGETVEDIAYDYDMTPEQVDALCQAVVHLAGPGDARPDGRKRLGAPTVV
- a CDS encoding DUF397 domain-containing protein; protein product: MEVADGFPGVVPVRDSKVPTGPALAFEAGSWAAFIGELKAGRHRV
- a CDS encoding helix-turn-helix transcriptional regulator: MAALFGARVRRLRTAAGLTQAELGRMTHVVSTRITQIERASGARPTLELARTLDAVLGADNLLVELWPYVYREAFPDWSRAFMAYSERAVSIGEYAAHVVPGLLQTEAYARAVLSVGLTLSSDTQLEERVTARMGRQGRLGSTDRPALWVVLDEAVLRRPVGGRAVMREQLERLLEAAAEPHITVQVLPFDQGEHDVMGGSLTILTLPDGSEVVYTEGAHHGQLIEDPAEVRRFSVTYDRLRAAALPPLMSLDMIRSVMEDNPRGAKVPSRSERRRVAQEQLQQSGGRQLRGGGRRVPRRRAGP
- a CDS encoding ATP-binding protein — protein: MLTGTITSGEEPRRSTEAPAAEAVVLDGEATEHPALTAQFASSARGARLARHLAVRRMEEWGHPPASDASCTVALVVGELAANAVQHGRVPGHDFRLRLGLDEVSGLVRIEVADAATAKRPPVRPPSSYPDGESGRGLLLVDVLAVRWGSTPRHPVGKTVWAEVSIDAHQRSHGQPPEASVRGATEVRAPRADASASYRGRHVCARRPRTE
- a CDS encoding metallophosphoesterase, whose translation is MRARYGVPLGITAAVAGGLVYAAGFEARSFRLRRITVPVLPQGARPLRVLQVSDIHMVCGQRKKQRWLRSLAGLRPDFVVNTGDNLSDTEGVPELLDALGPLMEFPGVYVFGSNDYYGPKLRNPARYLVEKARGRHGLNGNAPAVGVVHNPWESIRDAFDDAGWVGLNNTRGRLKIDGMEIAFTGLDDPHIKRDRYERVAGGPAPDADFSIGVVHAPYLRSLDAFTEDGYPLILAGHTHGGQLCIPFYGALVTNCDLDTDRVKGLSAHHAGGNRSYLHVSAGCGTNRYTPVRFACPPEATLLTLTARD
- a CDS encoding GatB/YqeY domain-containing protein; this translates as MTTLKAKLQEDLTHAIKERDELRSSTLRLTLAAITKEEVAGKTARELSDDEVQKVIAKEAKKRREASDAFEQGGRPEQAQRERAEGEVLDAYLPKQLTDEELHGIVAQAVEEARAAGAEGPRAMGAVMKIVNPKVAGRAEGGRVAAVVKQLLAG
- a CDS encoding transglycosylase domain-containing protein, with protein sequence MPKKRSGGGLTGTQQAAKFLGVSVLSGAVLAGIALPAAGAIGLAAKGTVEGFDEIPANLKTPPLSQRTTILDAKGDQIATVYSRDRTVVPLEDISPYMQKAIVAIEDARFYEHGAIDLKGVLRAINRNAQSGGVAQGASTLTQQYVKNVFVEEAGDDPDKVAQATQQTLGRKVRELKYAIQLEEELGKKRILENYLNITFFGQQAYGIEAASQRYFSKHAKDLDLGESAMLAGLVQSPSRFDPVNDAEEATQRRNIVLQRMAETHSITQAEADQAKAKPIRLNVSRPKNGCITAVKDAGFFCDYVRETFLSDPVFGKDREERGKIWNQGGLTIRTTLDPQAQNSVQESIKDHVNQDDKVATAVTLIEPGTGKVLAMGQSKPYGFGKNETQINYSVDKDMSGSNFGFPTGSTFKPFVAAAAIEQGIPATKTYSSPYEMSYPSPIKTCGKPFKNTDGDTAENENRSEVGPYGMKEAMAKSVNTYFVQMTGEIGICPIVEMTDKLGVKQGDGKKLPQVPSISLGSQGVSPLTMANAYATFANRGTYCTPVAIESIQGPGGKSLAVPQTKCTRAMSEQTADTVNTLLRGVIDSGTGEAAGLQSRDSAGKTGTTDHRKNAWFVGYTPNISGAVWVGSASQQVHMENITIGGVYHPKVYGGKVPGPIWKDAVTGALEGKDAPSFVNVHIPDPELDWDLDEDEYDGPDRRPHRNRHRGGNDNKPGGTQPSPDLPFSPDVIGGNNG
- a CDS encoding WhiB family transcriptional regulator, with product MGWVTDWSAQAACRTTDPDELFVQGAAQNRAKAVCTGCPVRTECLADALDNRVEFGVWGGMTERERRALLRRRPTVTSWRRLLETARTEYERGTGDLPVPVAAEVAYEESYAAVG